From Deltaproteobacteria bacterium, one genomic window encodes:
- a CDS encoding FAD-dependent thymidylate synthase, translated as MKIILAGCNVDYETILDAKDALPDSPPLTPETISAAYARISRSPKSVETLRTIARMEVEKARQSNQSIVFEMGHSSIAEHAVFNIDIIAVSRLLAEEIEKFRLCSYTEKSQRYVLLSDDFVIPEEIRAAGLVERFKGLVQKQNAFYHTLYGRLRPFVFAAHPDLAKDSKNRGLLEGWAKEDARYILSMATQTQLGMTLNARNLELVVRRMAAHPLKEANEYGRKLYEAVKSVAPSLIRYTEKTDYDARTRTELKSLLSDYLTTDPGGNGTPPVTPGHGPETEPVKLIHVTPGGDERILAAFIHGVTNRDNADCLKAASTLTHGRKEEIFRTAFRHMKSHDAAPRELECVDFIYELIVSAGCFAQLKRHRMAKILSQNYDPALGGTIPESIREIGMAPAFRDMIALTEDFYGDLLTSVPDAADYCLTNAHRKRVLMKINARELYHMARLRTDRHAQWDIRNLTREMLDRARMAMPLTLLMATGKDDFEQRRREVFDGTPPLLPDRDKTI; from the coding sequence ATGAAAATCATCCTCGCGGGCTGTAATGTCGATTATGAAACGATCCTGGACGCAAAGGACGCGCTTCCGGACTCCCCCCCTCTGACACCGGAGACCATTTCCGCCGCTTACGCCCGTATCAGCCGCAGCCCCAAATCCGTCGAGACCTTGCGCACCATCGCCCGCATGGAGGTGGAAAAGGCCCGCCAATCGAACCAGAGCATCGTCTTTGAGATGGGACACAGTTCCATTGCCGAACATGCCGTCTTCAACATCGATATTATCGCTGTCTCCCGGCTCCTGGCGGAAGAAATCGAAAAGTTCCGTCTCTGTTCCTACACGGAAAAATCCCAGCGCTACGTCCTTTTGTCCGACGATTTCGTCATTCCCGAGGAAATCCGCGCCGCGGGCCTTGTGGAGCGGTTCAAGGGACTGGTACAAAAACAGAACGCCTTTTATCATACCCTGTACGGCCGGTTGCGTCCCTTCGTTTTTGCCGCGCACCCCGACCTGGCCAAGGATTCAAAAAACCGGGGTCTCCTGGAGGGCTGGGCGAAGGAAGACGCCCGCTACATCCTCTCCATGGCGACCCAGACCCAGCTCGGCATGACCCTCAACGCCCGGAACCTGGAACTTGTCGTACGACGGATGGCCGCCCATCCGCTGAAGGAAGCCAACGAATACGGACGAAAACTCTACGAAGCCGTCAAATCCGTGGCACCCTCGCTGATTCGCTATACCGAAAAAACGGATTACGACGCCCGGACCCGGACGGAGTTGAAGAGCCTCCTGTCCGATTACCTGACTACGGACCCCGGAGGGAACGGGACCCCCCCGGTCACGCCCGGTCATGGGCCGGAAACGGAGCCGGTGAAGCTGATCCACGTCACCCCAGGGGGAGACGAGCGGATCCTGGCCGCGTTTATCCACGGCGTCACCAACCGGGACAACGCGGATTGCCTGAAGGCGGCGTCCACCCTTACCCACGGCCGGAAGGAGGAAATCTTCCGGACGGCATTCCGCCACATGAAAAGCCATGACGCAGCCCCACGGGAACTGGAATGCGTCGACTTCATTTATGAACTGATCGTGAGCGCCGGCTGCTTCGCCCAGTTAAAACGCCACCGGATGGCGAAGATCCTCAGCCAGAATTACGACCCCGCCCTGGGTGGCACCATTCCCGAATCGATCCGGGAAATCGGCATGGCCCCGGCCTTCCGGGATATGATCGCCCTGACCGAGGATTTTTACGGGGATCTGCTGACCTCCGTGCCCGACGCCGCCGATTACTGCCTGACCAACGCCCACCGAAAACGGGTGCTCATGAAAATCAACGCGCGGGAGCTTTACCATATGGCCCGTCTCCGAACCGACCGCCACGCCCAGTGGGATATACGGAACCTGACCCGGGAAATGCTCGATCGGGCGCGCATGGCCATGCCCCTGACGCTCCTCATGGCGACGGGGAAAGACGACTTCGAGCAGCGCCGCCGGGAAGTCTTTGACGGCACGCCCCCCCTCCTTCCCGACAGGGATAAAACGATCTGA